In Phaseolus vulgaris cultivar G19833 chromosome 3, P. vulgaris v2.0, whole genome shotgun sequence, the sequence CtaattagaagaaaaaagttAAAGGGCTGTACCAAGCCCATGATTAGTTGCTATTTAAAATCCAAACAATTTTGTCCACAGCTTCAAATTGAGAAAGCAATCTGTTCAATCTAAAATCAATGCTACGGATTGGAAATATATCAGACATGCACAATAAAAAGCACGGTTAGTTGAATTAATGCACGAGAAACCGTCCGTCTATCTGAGAACGAGAGATACAACATTTCGCTGAGCAGTACTATTTTCAATTGGGAGACAATAAATATAGATGATATGGAACGGATAACATTCCCAATTTAGGGCTTTTTTACTTTCAAACTTACTTCGATGGATGCTCAACACTCCAATCAATCAACTCGTAATTTCCATAGGTGTCAGGAAGTTGAACGCGATGTTCAGCAAGCCGGGAAATTATATTCTGCACAGAAAATCACCATCAAATGGGCAGTCTTCATAAAAGTGTAGGGAGCAAAAATGTCAACTTACCGTTGCAGTTGTGTTAGAAATATAATGAGCATCCGACTTTGGGGTTATAGCCCATTTACTGAGGGAATCATTTCCAGAAGACGTAAAATTCAGTAAGTGAACCTGTAAACATCCCTcgtaaagtaaaaaaaaaaaaaaaagcacgtTAGCAGTGTAAATCGACCACAAATTTTGAGAGCCTTAAGCTTGGAACCTCTACCAAAATCCCCACCTATCCTAAACGGACCATACCATGTACAcgtatatttttaatcaaacattttttaactttattaaaattgttaattGAACTTCAATATATTATTAAGCAACAAATATTCATGCAATGCAGTAATAATTTTCTAACCTGGGAAGTATTAACATTTAACTCGTGAGCAAAGAGTCCCGCCAATTCTGTAATGTGAGGCTTTATATCCACATAAGTGATGTTAAAGGAAATTAACATTGTTATTTGTGCAATTTTGAGTTCACCTGTACATTTGGGTTTATTAAAGTACATTCGTCATCAATGAGTATACAATCAAAAGAAATTACTAATTACTGAGATATTAAAAGCACGATGAACAATGTTAAGAAATACACAACGCCTGATACGACCCATGTTAACAGATGATGTCTCTATACTTTAAATGCATTTGAAGACTAGCTGCTCATAATACCTGGAGGAGCATTATTCTGCGACAAAGATGGAGCAACTGAAGGCTCTGATGCTTCAGTTGGATTGCTTACTTCTGAATTTGGAGGTAATGGTGATGGGGCAAGGGAGTCCTGTAATCTTTCCCATAACTCGGCACAGTTTGTTTTCCAGAAACCAATCTTTTCCTGCTCCCGATCATACATTACAAGAGTGTTTCGGACAACAATACCTACGTGAACAAAAATGACAAGGGAAATTATCGCTAAAGAATTGCTGAAACCTATACCAAAGAAGCTAGCCATACAATACAAAATTAGAGAGGAAAAAGATTCATGTGAAGATACCTCCTAACAGAGTAGTAGGGTCTTTTCCATTTTGGAAAATCCCTAGACAATATGCTCCTCGCACTTTTGAATGCTTCATGAAGAATGGCCCCATGAAAAGTAGGGAATATGGAATCATTAACATTTGATAACAATTGCACCAGCCTGTAAACACAGCTAAAGCTACAAATAAATAGTCTTGTATGACTAACCCGGAACATGTAGTTTTCAGGAGCCAGTGAATATTTATCACCGTTTCCAAATACCATGTCAACCACTGGAAAACTTTTAGAGAGTTGAGAAGCAACACTGAAATACAAGCAAACCCAAACTGTAATGTAAACTGCAATTAAAGAGTAATGTGAGCTTTATTGTAACATACATTCCAGCACCCGAAAAACATATATCGTTATAATTTGGATCTGGACCACTGATTTGCTTGAGAGATTGAAGTTCCTTTAATATCTGCAAGCCAAATAAGTATAATCAGAGTCAGCAAGTCtataaaatacaattttgttGCTAAAACTTTGCCTTGAAAAAATACACTTTAGATGATGCTCACTGATAGAAGCGAAATTCAATacttaaaatcttaataaaccTAGACTACATACAAAGAAACCATCAAATGAAGCCTACAATCAACAGATTGGAGATtcttcaaattatttatatatcagAAAATGCCTGATAAAGAATATATGAAATACATAATATGACtatttaaaagaagaaaattatttatgattctTAAAACCTCTAAAATTTATTCAGAAAAGGTTAAACAGTATCAATCTTGGCATCCCATTAACTAAAAAGAAGTCAAGGGTTGGTATTCAAAAACCTGGCACCAAAATCTGCACCAAATACTTGAGAAACCATTCAAACTTAATGAGATCTCCATACAGTTTTCCATGCAATGGTTTTCATAAAACAAGGTAAAAAAAAACTCAGAATGACTTAACTGCCAAATTCAATCAGATAAATTCCCAagaaatttctaaaaaaatgtcATCAAGAAAATTAGTGTTGGTGTTCAAGTCTTTCAACTCCACTTATCACCTAGCCTAGCAACGCCATAATATGTTGAGAAGCAATGTCATATTATGGTTCACCGCCAACAGCATCAGCATGTAGAGGTTGTTCCTCTTCATGCAACAGAGAAGTCCAGGCTTCCCCAAAATATATTTCAAGATAACTCCTACAGTATTTGTATATTGCTTTACCACTATTAAGACGTCTCACATTGGTTAGGAACATGGCCTAAATAAATACTCTTTAAAAACCTTAAATAACCCTCCCCCTTGAACTAACTTAAATAACCCACCTTCAATCTAGTAAACTTCAAAACACTCCAAAGCTTCATTCTCAATGACGGGGTAGGGGGAATTAAGATGGCCCACATCGGAAGGAACATAGTCCAAATACTTTACAAGACCTGGGAGTTGACAATCCACCCCCCGCCAAGTTGATTTTAGCCGGTCCATTTCTAATAGCCTAAAAATTTTCAGGTTTTCCTTTTAAACCTTCTCATGTAATTATATATGCCTAATAACATGAAACTCAAAAATTAGAAAATGAGAGGTGAAACTATAAAAATGAAACTCCAACTTCATAtgaaaatatttacaaaagaaCTTACTGTATCTTTAAATGCAAGAAATGCTGCTTCTGGCAGGTACGCATAAGTTGTACCGCTATCCAGGACAGTTCCATGTTTCCCATCAAAAATATTTGCATTTAGAGGCAGTTGCTTCCCCGCAACATGTATCTCCTTCAAATCAATATTGTAATATGGACTGTCGCCACCCCGAAACTAGAGTAAATGTGTGAGATTAATAAAATgcatttgttaagaaaatgcattACATCTCGTATCTACAAGATGAGAATTTTGTAACACACCTGCGCACAGGATCTGAATATCCAAAGACCATGTCTGATGGGGGAGATATGCCACCAAGAACCATTGCACCCCCTCCAACATCCATTCCGCCATAGCATAGTGAGAATGAATCGCTTATTACATTTTTGTCCACAAGTTGATCCATAATACTAAGATCTCCACGACCCAAACCCATGATGCCATCAGCATGCTGACTATAAAGATCACCAGTCTCAACATTTTCACAGCCAAAAACTGCACGCTGAGGAGGAAGGTCACTCTGATTTCCAAAGGATATGATATCCTCACCAAGGACACCACTGCTTGTACTCATTTCAGCATATTGTCTCTCATACACACACTGTATCCTGTCACCGTCACAGTTGCAATCAATTGTACATTTGACAGGCTCATAGGTGCTAGATGAATCAGGCTGAAACTTTGGATCCTGTTAAGATAAAAATGGGACACACAAGTCCAGTCTACTTGAGATAAAGTTATGGACTTACACAGAAACAAGAAGtttaaaacaattattcttTTGTCTTCTTGGGTCCTGTTAAAACAAAAATGGACATGCAAATCCAATCCACTACCACTTAAGATAAATtggatggtaacaacttaacaTGCATTGGTACAACAAGTTTAAACAAAGTGATTCTTTTATGTCTATATCTTACAAGAAAATGATGACATTCAGAAACACAATGGAAGCACAATTCGTCTACTGCATTAATAGGGATGGAAATAATAAGTTAGAGCAATCTTTGCACGACCTTAGCATGACCTACTACTTCCAGATGATGATATAAGCATTTTTGTTGGCCTTGCATAGTTATATATGAAAATACAACAACCAAGTTTTTTTCTGAATCCTATTTGAAGGCTAATATTGAATGAAAGCcttcaaatatgtttttatagGCCCAAAAAATCAAGGTCTCAAGGCATAGACACCAAATCACgacaaaaaaatcattgaattgcttgtaaaattaataaatatatacatcAGAAACAAAACAAGCATATTAAAAAGAGTGCCACTCATTTATCAAAGATCCCAACAACACCCACCTATGTagctttatttattattatttattgtttgttCTATTTTAGTCATTTATgactcaaaaaaaaaataggagtGTTTGGATAGTGCTAGGTGTTCATTTATCTCTTTCCTATTTAAAAACTAACACACATAAGCGTCATCATGTTAACCTAACTAGGTCTTTTCAAAGACCTAATCTTAACCAACTGAATAACTCAGGTAATAAACAAACCAAGGCAAACGAAGCTGTAAGCCCAAATATGTTGTTGCCTTATTTCCCACCCTTACATACTACCCAAAGTGTCGGTGCTAAACGTAAATATAGAAAAGTAGAAAATGGAAGAATGGTACGAATGAATCATTTTATTATCAGTATCTAGACTTCTATTTTATCCAAATATGCTATCAATCTACACTCCCCCATTTGACTCCTTTCCATTTTTACTCTCACCAAGATCATGCTGACTGGCAGCGCATTGACACTAACAAAAGCCTAGACCATAAGCACATTGTCCTATAGCAGTTCTTTCATACAATTAAATTTTCGTTTTCCATTTGCAGTATTTAGGTATCCAAAATAACTTATGCAAGGATGTGtctgaaaaaggaaaaaaacagATAACCAACCTTATCACATCACAACACAATGAAACATTATTATGTACGcaaattgaaaaggaaaaaaaaaacacaacgaAGCATTACCTGGTGCCTGCCACACTGTTCGCAAGAGGAGCACGGAACATACGTAACAGTGCTCCCCGTATCAACAATAAGAGCAAACATCTGCGCAGGAGTCCCGATCCAAAGCCGCGTCGTGTAATACCTGAATCATTGAATTCCACACACACATAAATCTCCAATTACCGAGTcctattaaataaaacaaaagcgAAGAAGAAAGAGCGCGAGAAACGACGACGTAACAGGTTTACCCGTTGAGGAGGAGATCGTCGTGGAGTCTCATACGCGCGTTAGGATGGCGCTTGGACTCGGATCCGTAAAGCTGGCGACGAGGATCGAGCGCTGACGAGGTGGAATTGGGTGAGGAGAGGTACAGGGGAAGGACCATGGCAGGGCGAGCGCCGGGGTAGCGGTTTCGGAGGAGCGCGGAGTCGCCGGCGATGAGTTGGAGGAATAGGGAGAGGGTGATAAACGTGATGAGGACGAGGTGAGTGAATGCCCGCGCCATGAGTTGCTGACTCGGGCTTGTCGAGCGAGTCACGATCCGAGTTATGGCTGTTTCTGCGGTAACGGATCCAAAGAGCGAAAGAGAGGAGCGAAGGATGGTGGATAGTCTGTGTGTCTCTGAATTGGAGAAAGGAGGGAAGTGAACTAAGCGTCTCTCAATATAAGGTTATGAGATATTCATATTCATTCATTTCAATTTCCGTTACacttttatgtattttaatttaggatttttctttttttggttaattttatttatttactcttttttaattatcttattttccgttaaatgataaaaattagtttttgtagATTGACAATATTAAAATTTGGACCTTTAATAAACTAAatcatttttcttataaaaatcaataattttactTTGTAGCAATTTATAATTAAACAGCAGGGTGAAAATGGCAATTTACTTAAAATAATTCAAACCTATACTGAATTTTTAAAGGTATTTTTAACTAGTAATCCCTTAAGTTTCTCACTTCTAATAATAAAACTACTATGGTAAAATTGAGATTTAGGAAATGTTgaagaaaaaagtaaaataactaataaaaaatgatCAAATATTTGTTAGCTAGTAATTACTTATTAAGATTTCATATACCTATTAAGTTGaattatttattgtttgttttaaaaaagaaattcaacctaacttcttttaatataaaaataattcaatctCATTTGGACTCGTTGTCATTACAGATTTGTTTAATATTGAAGTAACCATCACCAGACGTTAAGAGAGAGTGAAAATTCACTCCTTTTGTTGAGTGTGCTTGAAgtcaagaaatataaataatctGCTGGTGCTTGCTGAATTCCTGAACAAACAAGCCATAACTTGTCCTTTTCTCCATTTAGCAGCCAAAAAGTagtttcatattatttattgcGTGACAAAGTCTAAGGAATTGGTTGCGCACATGTTAAGAGGACAAATTGGTGCACTACTGAAAATACTCTTATTACAAACCAATTCGTCAAGCTTCAACGTCccatgttataaaaaaaatgataacaaAAAATTTGTCCAAAGACTTAAAATATTCTCCAGTAACAAGGTTCGCTTCGGGCTAATAGGTCCCATCTACGATATATGACTGCATACGTATCTTACTCGGAAAATAAAATTCAAGTATTTTCGGTTAAACCACATATAAGGGCCAGGTTTACACTACAGCTTGTTTGTTCCCAAAATATCAATGTAATGGACACTTGATTTAACATAAGTTACCCTTGGTATCATTAGAagctaaaaaaataacaaaaaaggtACATTTTAAATGTCGGGATAGAATCACTAACGGTGGGTTTTGATTTTCCATTAACAAACTCCTGAGCATGCGAACAAAAACTAACTAGTTGCTTTCTGACAAACATACATGAGGCTCTATCGCAAATTCTCAATGGAAAACGGAACATATACTAATGAGTGGATCGCTCTCATGTCTGTAGTCTTACTACACTTGGATGTAATATCTCACATGTAAGGCTGGTGCGAGGATTGCAAACTGGTACCCATATAACGACCATAGTTAGAAGGAGGAACATTAGTTGGTCCAGAGTATATAGATTGGCCAGGAACTTGGAAATCGTATGGGATTGTACCAGCATGGGGATATCTATCGAGATTTCCAGCATACGGTGCCCTAACATGGGGAACCTGCCTACCCAAGCCAACAGTTGAAGCCGCGCTAACACCAGATGAATGGAGTGAAAAATATCTCTCATTAGGCCTTGACCTCTTTGATTGAGGGCGTTTGCTAAAGTCTCCACTTCTCTTTTTATCTCCCTTTGATTTCTCTAGTTGAAGAACCCTTTTCTTAAGTGTATCAAGTGGGTAGTCAGATTCAAGCTTGTATTCCTCAATACACTTAATTACAGCTCTCAGTGCTGCAAGCTCTTGTGCATTGGCATCATTCTGCAAGTAAATGATGATGCACATATAACAATAGCAATGCAGAAtaagaaaaatcaaaatgaagACAATAGCTCAATCAGAATCGGTGTCAAGCAACACAGCATACCTTCGCACTAGCAATATCACGCACATTTCCAGTCTTCACTTGTGAATTTCTCCTCCTATTCTTGAGGTATCCCTTCAGAAGGGGCACAGGGGGGAAACTTTCTTGAAGCTGGAAGGCATGAATAAAATGTACAGCGGCTATTTGTTTCCCATTATTGATTAATGTTTCTACAACAACtgcattaataataataaagattagAATAATCAACATCTGTTGATCATATTAACTCTTGGCATGAAAATCAAATGTCCCACGTGTCTACTCTTTGTCAAGTAATCTAGTTATACTGACCCCTAAAGAAAACTGCTTGTCTAGCATATGGATGATATCTGACAGGGCAATCCTTCATTGCAGACATCACAGGTCAGTTTATTAAAAGAACACCAACCTGGAATTTTGTGAATTAACCCAATAGAGCGGCAGAGCTCAGGAGCCTGCCTAAGCTGAGCAACTGCAAGTACAAGCTTGCAGAgttcttcttcatcaaactcTGAAGCAATCCTAAAAGTTGAAATAAGCTGCAAGAATGTCTTTGCTTCCAATGAATTTCCATTGGCAGCATCAATATCTGCTCTAGCTAACTTGGGCCTCCACTCATCAGCAATTGCTTTGGCTTGCTGCTTGGTTTCAGGGTTCAGAAGGTGATCTGCACCTGGGTTAGCCCTTGCCAATAAGGTGGCCATGGCTTCCAAAATTATAATGCAGTATTTGCACATGCCCGGTTGGGCAGCACCGATTTTATCTTTTAGTTGGGAAGTTTCATTGGTGGGGCAAAACCCCTCCAGTGAATCCAGCACTAATCGTGCAGGATCAGTTGCACTAACTAATGCAACAGAAATTTCTTCACGAATAacagacaatttttttttattctccaCAACATAATTCAGAAGACCTTTTGCATCCATTTGTTCACAAAATTCTGTCAGCTCTGGATGTGGCCTAACCTCAACAGCCACACCTTCAGACTTTTCAGCTGACTCATGAGGAAAATCATCCTCTGAGGAATTTGTATCGCCAAGAGAGCTGCTTACCTTGTTATCTTTGTTCTCCCCATCATACACAGACTCCAGAGTTGCATTCCGGTGATTTGCATGAGCCTCTACAATGGACGCTACAGCAGCATCTTTAAGCTCCTGCAACCGATCTAAGAGGTCTTGCTCTTCTGAAGCAACCGCAGCCTTCCTCTCTTCAAGTAGTGTATCCACTTCTAGTTGTTTCGCTTCATACTGCTTCTCCTTAGCTTCCAGCTCTTCACGTTTCTTATTCAATTCTGTCTCAAGGTCATGGAAATGTTGCTTAATTTCAACCCACTGAATCTTATTTTCAGACTCCCCCTTCTGAGCTTCCAATTCAAGAAATGCCTGACCAAGCTGCTCTATCACAGACTGTACATTAATTTCCTCTCCCTGCTCCTCGACACCCATATTCACGCAACCAAGCAAACAGCACTTCAAAACAGATCAATTTAATGGTCAAAAACTATAATAAACATTAACAATAACATGAGAATGACAATAAACAGTACTTTGGGACAGATTGAAGTCCAAATATTCATATCGAAGTCCAAACTAAACATGAATCTGGTATTTAAAATCCCCTTTTCTTTTCATAATTCTCAACCTAAGGCTACCTCCCACCTCTATCTGCATACCTTCATCGACGATTAACCTAAACCAATTACGTTCTGCATATCAATATGGTCATAATTTAGTTTATCAGATGTATTCAGACAATTTGGGGGCAATGTCATTCCTACGTATATGCCTTCCACTTATTAATGGAATAGGGCAAACTTCAGACGGTTCAAGAAGTAATAATAATGGTAATTTAATACTTTTAAGGTTTTCAATCGATTTCAGAATGATACTAAGGACACACACAGCATTTGCAGTTCCTTTACAGTCATAACGAAAATATCAAATCTTTACCGAAAGGAAATATTGCatcccttccttcacaagcagaACTTTAAAATCTATCTACTACGGAATGAAAATGGAAAAACGAAATCCAGACGTTCAGTTAAAATACATAGGAAACAGGGGTGATTAGGTGATTAGTAATACCTTAGTTTTGATGCGAGAAACTCGTTGCAATGCGAAACGAACAGTGTGTTTGAGCGAGCTTTTGTCTAAACCCTAAATTGAAATTTCGGAGCGTCCTGAGTCGAAGCTTGGAAGTTGAAGAAATTAAGCACAGTTCCGATAAATCAGAGATTCAAAAACTTACTCTGTGCGGTACTCGTTGGGGAAGAAGGACAAAATGATACAGACGAAAGAAGAtgaaagaaaagtagaaaacGGGGATAGGGTAGGGAAATGGGGTTCAATAGTCGAATATTCTAGTTCTAAGtgtaaaaataattgaatttgtGAAATGctaatatattttgtatttttttacataaaataa encodes:
- the LOC137808252 gene encoding aspartic proteinase 36-like, encoding MARAFTHLVLITFITLSLFLQLIAGDSALLRNRYPGARPAMVLPLYLSSPNSTSSALDPRRQLYGSESKRHPNARMRLHDDLLLNGYYTTRLWIGTPAQMFALIVDTGSTVTYVPCSSCEQCGRHQDPKFQPDSSSTYEPVKCTIDCNCDGDRIQCVYERQYAEMSTSSGVLGEDIISFGNQSDLPPQRAVFGCENVETGDLYSQHADGIMGLGRGDLSIMDQLVDKNVISDSFSLCYGGMDVGGGAMVLGGISPPSDMVFGYSDPVRSPYYNIDLKEIHVAGKQLPLNANIFDGKHGTVLDSGTTYAYLPEAAFLAFKDTILKELQSLKQISGPDPNYNDICFSGAGIVASQLSKSFPVVDMVFGNGDKYSLAPENYMFRHSKVRGAYCLGIFQNGKDPTTLLGGIVVRNTLVMYDREQEKIGFWKTNCAELWERLQDSLAPSPLPPNSEVSNPTEASEPSVAPSLSQNNAPPGELKIAQITMLISFNITYVDIKPHITELAGLFAHELNVNTSQVHLLNFTSSGNDSLSKWAITPKSDAHYISNTTATNIISRLAEHRVQLPDTYGNYELIDWSVEHPSKNWWQQYFWVLGLAFLIALLIGLSILGTFLIWRKRQQNLHTYKPVDAAVTEQELQPL
- the LOC137808253 gene encoding FRIGIDA-like protein 3 produces the protein MGVEEQGEEINVQSVIEQLGQAFLELEAQKGESENKIQWVEIKQHFHDLETELNKKREELEAKEKQYEAKQLEVDTLLEERKAAVASEEQDLLDRLQELKDAAVASIVEAHANHRNATLESVYDGENKDNKVSSSLGDTNSSEDDFPHESAEKSEGVAVEVRPHPELTEFCEQMDAKGLLNYVVENKKKLSVIREEISVALVSATDPARLVLDSLEGFCPTNETSQLKDKIGAAQPGMCKYCIIILEAMATLLARANPGADHLLNPETKQQAKAIADEWRPKLARADIDAANGNSLEAKTFLQLISTFRIASEFDEEELCKLVLAVAQLRQAPELCRSIGLIHKIPVVVETLINNGKQIAAVHFIHAFQLQESFPPVPLLKGYLKNRRRNSQVKTGNVRDIASAKNDANAQELAALRAVIKCIEEYKLESDYPLDTLKKRVLQLEKSKGDKKRSGDFSKRPQSKRSRPNERYFSLHSSGVSAASTVGLGRQVPHVRAPYAGNLDRYPHAGTIPYDFQVPGQSIYSGPTNVPPSNYGRYMGTSLQSSHQPYM